Proteins found in one Aneurinibacillus uraniidurans genomic segment:
- a CDS encoding metal-dependent hydrolase encodes MMGRSHLAFGIMSGLLVAQGVQAPLPEGVGITALAAASALVPDLDVDGLLMRRLTERPLIWIRRLFGYVGVILILLSYFPSTRNEQFGTAIVGLLCLGVGFVLKDQSARRWMLSLMGVLLAAGSLYWRLGEHVFTLPGLTQGIQGSERWLIWLGLFIAVIPHFPHRTYSHTLWALAVWGAIWYEAEASLRIGGLFMAGIIGYASHLLADTLTVSGVRYLHPFPPTVRLPLIRTKKDRAREHLIVIVFGVATVLLWFSGSHLPLEILTKS; translated from the coding sequence ATGATGGGACGAAGCCATCTTGCATTTGGGATTATGAGCGGCCTGCTCGTTGCCCAAGGGGTGCAGGCGCCACTTCCAGAAGGAGTAGGGATAACGGCGTTGGCTGCGGCATCAGCACTTGTTCCAGATCTTGATGTGGACGGTCTTTTAATGCGGCGACTTACGGAGCGTCCGCTTATATGGATCCGCCGTCTGTTTGGATACGTGGGTGTGATACTCATTTTGCTTAGCTACTTTCCCAGTACGCGCAATGAACAGTTTGGAACTGCGATTGTCGGTTTGCTCTGTCTCGGGGTCGGGTTTGTGTTAAAGGATCAATCGGCTCGTCGCTGGATGCTATCCTTAATGGGTGTGCTGCTTGCTGCAGGTAGCTTGTATTGGCGTCTTGGCGAGCATGTGTTTACATTGCCTGGGCTGACACAGGGAATACAGGGGAGTGAGCGCTGGCTTATCTGGCTTGGCTTATTTATTGCCGTCATTCCGCATTTTCCACATCGTACATATTCTCACACGTTATGGGCACTTGCTGTCTGGGGGGCGATCTGGTACGAAGCAGAAGCGTCACTTCGGATAGGAGGGCTGTTTATGGCAGGGATTATCGGGTATGCTTCGCACTTGTTGGCGGATACGCTAACGGTTTCAGGTGTGCGGTATTTGCATCCGTTTCCGCCTACTGTGCGTCTGCCGTTAATTCGTACGAAAAAAGATCGGGCTCGTGAGCATCTGATTGTGATTGTTTTCGGAGTAGCCACTGTACTTCTCTGGTTTTCCGGTTCTCATCTTCCGCTTGAAATCTTAACGAAATCTTAA